The Deltaproteobacteria bacterium genome includes a window with the following:
- a CDS encoding 4a-hydroxytetrahydrobiopterin dehydratase yields the protein MSGMSENKCEPCREGSSQVTEKEMQDILPQIPEWEIVDVEGIKRLKRTFFFDDFAKALNFTNRVGAIAEEEGHHPEIITGWGKVTVSWWTHKIKGLHVNDFVMAAKTDGLIWD from the coding sequence ATGAGTGGTATGTCAGAGAATAAGTGCGAGCCTTGCCGGGAAGGATCTTCGCAGGTGACGGAAAAAGAAATGCAGGATATTTTGCCGCAGATACCGGAATGGGAAATTGTTGACGTTGAAGGTATAAAGCGGTTAAAGAGAACCTTTTTTTTTGATGATTTTGCCAAAGCCCTCAATTTTACAAACAGGGTAGGCGCCATTGCAGAGGAAGAAGGTCATCATCCCGAGATTATTACCGGCTGGGGCAAGGTCACCGTGTCATGGTGGACGCATAAGATCAAGGGCCTCCATGTAAATGATTTTGTCATGGCGGCAAAGACGGATGGCTTGATTTGGGACTGA
- the bioD gene encoding dethiobiotin synthase has translation MREKGMTGLFITGTDTAVGKTVVAAALAMCLKKKGRNAGVMKPLQSGPDGDADILMEAAGIDDDRSLVVPYEFREPVAPTLAARLEGIEIELDLIKSSYGELASRHEVMLVEGAGGIMVPIIEEGKESYLFSDLAAELELKTIIVAGAGLGTVNHTLLTIDHARNKGLHILGVIINGYPQNPGLSEKNNPQMIESLSGVPVLSVLPSLEGEGIALASKLSQGLDLEKISPMK, from the coding sequence ATGCGTGAAAAAGGGATGACGGGCCTCTTTATTACCGGTACCGATACGGCTGTCGGCAAGACGGTCGTGGCAGCAGCTTTGGCTATGTGCCTCAAAAAAAAGGGCCGCAATGCAGGTGTTATGAAACCCCTCCAGAGCGGCCCTGACGGGGATGCTGATATTTTGATGGAAGCCGCAGGCATTGATGATGACAGGTCGCTTGTTGTCCCTTACGAGTTTAGAGAACCTGTCGCTCCAACCCTTGCAGCAAGACTGGAAGGGATTGAAATAGAGCTGGACCTGATAAAGAGCAGTTACGGTGAGCTTGCTTCCCGCCATGAAGTTATGCTTGTTGAAGGAGCGGGGGGAATTATGGTTCCCATCATTGAAGAAGGAAAAGAAAGTTATCTCTTTTCTGATCTTGCTGCCGAACTGGAATTAAAAACAATCATCGTGGCCGGAGCGGGACTCGGCACAGTTAATCACACCCTTCTCACTATAGATCATGCAAGAAACAAGGGACTTCATATTCTCGGAGTAATCATAAACGGCTATCCTCAAAACCCCGGTCTTTCTGAAAAAAATAATCCACAAATGATAGAAAGCCTTTCCGGTGTGCCTGTCCTTTCTGTTTTGCCTTCACTGGAAGGCGAGGGGATAGCGCTGGCGTCAAAATTGTCGCAAGGTCTTGATCTTGAAAAAATTAGCCCTATGAAATAA
- a CDS encoding outer membrane lipoprotein-sorting protein: MRITSILLALLFILPHQAKGLTGKEILEQIDRNYEVKSRISTATMVVKGRRGTRTITSKTWAEGLDKTFTHYLSPPREKDTKMLKLGDELWIWSPSADRTIKIAGHMLRQSLMGSDVSYEDFMEDPRLANSYHVILSGEEAIDGRSCYVLDLKAMEGKRVSYYRRKLWVDKERFLPIRETLYARSGKLLKKLSIKEVFKLENRWYPKRMVFKDVLIKGAGTEIIIDSVQFDVPIEDHIFSRASLRK, encoded by the coding sequence ATGAGAATAACGTCGATTTTATTAGCGCTTTTATTCATACTTCCCCATCAGGCTAAAGGCCTCACCGGTAAGGAAATCCTTGAACAGATTGATAGAAATTATGAAGTAAAGAGCCGCATTTCGACAGCTACCATGGTTGTTAAAGGCCGGAGAGGTACGAGGACTATTACATCGAAGACATGGGCCGAAGGTTTAGATAAAACCTTTACTCATTATCTCTCTCCCCCGCGGGAGAAGGATACAAAGATGCTTAAATTGGGTGATGAACTCTGGATATGGTCACCTTCGGCAGACCGGACGATTAAAATTGCCGGTCATATGCTGCGCCAGTCTTTGATGGGGTCTGATGTTTCTTATGAAGATTTCATGGAAGATCCCAGGCTGGCAAACTCGTATCACGTTATCCTGTCTGGTGAGGAAGCGATTGACGGCCGCAGTTGCTATGTTCTTGATCTTAAGGCGATGGAAGGGAAAAGGGTTTCCTACTACCGGCGTAAGCTTTGGGTTGATAAGGAGCGTTTTCTGCCTATAAGGGAAACACTTTATGCGAGGAGCGGCAAACTGCTCAAAAAGCTGTCCATCAAAGAGGTATTCAAGCTGGAAAACCGCTGGTATCCAAAACGCATGGTATTTAAGGACGTTCTTATAAAGGGCGCCGGAACGGAGATTATTATTGATTCAGTCCAATTTGATGTTCCCATTGAGGACCATATTTTTTCCAGGGCATCTCTTAGAAAGTAG
- a CDS encoding FtsX-like permease family protein codes for MIRFLIKGLMRDRSRSLFPILMVSAGVFLTVFLYSYLNGAIGDMVDAAARFNNGHLKVTSRAYSELESQMPNDLALMEAGEHIRLLKEEYPNIKWVERIRFGGLLDMPDELDETRAQGPVFGMAIDLLDPSSEDVNILGIEKSIVRGRKPEKANEILISEEFALKLGAKPGDKATLLSSTMNGSMAMHNFYIAGTIRFGMIMLDKSTIIVDIRDARFALDMEDAASEILGFIPDMVYDHKGMEGIMSAYNKKYSKEEGEFSPYMLRFGDQGIMKDMLVMVNFAAAIMVSIFVLAMSVVLWNAGLMNGIRRYGEIGIRLAMGEPKGAIFRAMIMESVVLGIAGSILGTAFGLAASYYLQYVGFDITDMLQKSSVMMSSVIRAKVSITSYYIGFFPGVFASVLGTLFAGIGIYKRQTSQLFKELEV; via the coding sequence ATGATCAGATTTCTCATAAAAGGTCTCATGAGGGACCGCTCGAGGAGCTTATTCCCCATACTGATGGTAAGTGCAGGCGTTTTCCTTACCGTCTTTCTCTATAGCTATTTAAACGGTGCAATCGGTGATATGGTTGACGCCGCTGCCAGGTTCAATAATGGGCACCTGAAGGTGACCTCCAGGGCTTACAGCGAGCTGGAGAGCCAGATGCCCAATGACCTTGCGCTAATGGAAGCGGGAGAACACATAAGACTTCTCAAGGAAGAATATCCGAACATAAAGTGGGTAGAGAGGATCAGGTTCGGAGGCCTTCTGGATATGCCCGACGAATTGGATGAGACCCGTGCCCAGGGGCCTGTCTTCGGTATGGCTATTGATCTCCTGGATCCGTCTTCGGAGGATGTAAATATACTGGGCATTGAAAAATCAATTGTCAGAGGGCGCAAGCCGGAGAAGGCCAACGAAATCCTCATAAGTGAAGAATTTGCGCTAAAGCTGGGTGCAAAACCGGGTGACAAGGCGACACTGCTCAGCTCTACCATGAACGGTTCCATGGCCATGCACAACTTTTATATAGCCGGAACGATCCGTTTTGGAATGATTATGCTCGACAAGAGTACTATCATCGTCGATATAAGAGATGCAAGATTTGCACTCGATATGGAGGACGCTGCAAGCGAAATACTCGGCTTCATTCCCGATATGGTTTACGACCATAAAGGAATGGAGGGGATTATGTCGGCTTATAACAAAAAGTATTCCAAAGAGGAAGGTGAATTTTCACCCTATATGCTCAGATTCGGCGATCAGGGCATCATGAAAGACATGCTGGTTATGGTAAACTTTGCGGCTGCAATCATGGTCTCCATCTTTGTCCTTGCCATGTCGGTAGTTTTATGGAATGCGGGGCTTATGAACGGCATAAGGCGCTACGGGGAGATAGGGATACGCCTCGCTATGGGTGAACCGAAAGGAGCGATATTTCGCGCCATGATCATGGAGTCTGTTGTTCTTGGCATTGCAGGTTCTATCCTGGGTACCGCCTTCGGCCTGGCCGCTTCCTATTACCTGCAATATGTGGGCTTTGATATTACAGACATGCTCCAGAAAAGCTCCGTCATGATGTCTTCCGTTATCAGGGCCAAGGTATCAATTACTTCTTATTACATAGGTTTTTTTCCGGGTGTCTTTGCCTCGGTTTTAGGGACCCTTTTTGCGGGGATAGGAATATATAAAAGACAGACCTCTCAACTCTTTAAGGAGCTGGAGGTCTGA
- a CDS encoding FtsX-like permease family protein, with protein MLAFKLAYRNLVGKKLRAWLNVSVLSFTYVLIIWHQGLFSGMYRQAAVNSIKDEIGSGQYWHEKYDPFDPLTLEDAHGPLTPELSRMITDGKGTAILVRQGTIYPEGRVQSILLKGIDPNQEIVELPAVALDDGRRNLPVMVGKAMARRNSLNVGDEITIRWRDAKGTFDAAEGEIVSIMTSDVPTVDVGQLWLPLERLRDMTGLKGEATIVTVHKDAERIPPAEGWIFRDHDYLLKDIIDIVKSKRVGGAILYSVLLFLAMLAIFDTQVLAIFRRRKEIGTLMALGMTRGKVILIFTLEGMMNGILAIVIGAIYGIPLLYISAKYGIPLPYSGEDWGMAIAARLFPVYSVTLVGITVVIIMTTVTIVSYLPSRKISGMKPTEAIKGKLS; from the coding sequence ATGCTAGCCTTTAAACTCGCATACCGAAACCTGGTCGGTAAAAAACTCCGCGCATGGCTTAACGTGAGTGTTCTATCTTTCACCTACGTCCTCATTATCTGGCACCAGGGACTGTTTAGCGGCATGTACCGGCAGGCGGCTGTCAACTCCATTAAGGATGAGATCGGTAGTGGGCAGTACTGGCATGAAAAATACGATCCCTTCGATCCGCTCACACTGGAGGATGCCCATGGGCCACTGACGCCTGAACTCAGCAGAATGATAACCGATGGGAAGGGCACTGCCATCCTCGTCCGGCAGGGAACGATCTACCCTGAGGGTCGTGTCCAGTCCATATTGCTCAAAGGTATCGATCCGAATCAGGAGATAGTGGAACTCCCTGCGGTTGCTCTTGATGATGGGAGGCGGAACCTTCCCGTCATGGTGGGCAAGGCCATGGCGAGGCGCAATTCGCTAAATGTCGGAGACGAAATTACTATCCGATGGCGGGATGCCAAAGGGACATTTGACGCCGCCGAAGGAGAGATCGTTAGTATTATGACATCCGATGTGCCGACGGTGGATGTGGGCCAACTCTGGCTGCCCCTTGAAAGACTGAGGGATATGACGGGGCTTAAAGGGGAGGCAACGATTGTGACTGTTCACAAGGATGCAGAAAGGATTCCCCCTGCTGAAGGATGGATCTTCCGGGACCATGACTATCTCCTGAAGGATATTATCGATATCGTCAAATCCAAAAGGGTGGGAGGTGCCATTCTCTACTCGGTCCTTCTATTTCTGGCCATGCTCGCCATTTTTGACACACAGGTGCTTGCCATTTTCAGGCGACGAAAAGAGATAGGCACCCTCATGGCGCTGGGCATGACGCGGGGAAAGGTGATCCTGATTTTTACCCTGGAGGGGATGATGAACGGTATTCTGGCTATAGTGATAGGCGCAATCTATGGTATTCCCCTTCTTTACATTTCGGCAAAGTATGGTATCCCGCTTCCCTACAGCGGTGAGGATTGGGGCATGGCTATAGCCGCCAGGCTCTTTCCCGTCTATTCGGTGACACTCGTAGGGATTACTGTGGTGATCATCATGACAACCGTTACAATCGTGAGCTACTTGCCCAGCCGGAAAATTTCAGGGATGAAGCCGACGGAAGCTATTAAGGGAAAGCTATCATGA
- a CDS encoding ABC transporter ATP-binding protein — protein METMPLVSCENVVKKFPIGGGEFTALNGIDLTFEKGEFCGFIGPSGSGKTTLLNIIGSLDAPTEGSATVIGNKIENLSEKEAARLRSRHMGFIFQTYNLLPVYSVFENVEFPLLLMNMTDAERKEKVMAALKWVHLLDKVNSKPAQLSGGEAQRVAIARAIVKEPELVLADEPTANLDAENSYNILDTMVRLNEELKTTFIFATHDEKVIKYLRRKIFLADGRVVKDERITSKP, from the coding sequence ATGGAAACCATGCCTCTTGTAAGCTGTGAAAATGTCGTTAAAAAATTCCCCATTGGCGGAGGTGAGTTTACCGCGCTAAACGGCATTGACCTTACCTTCGAGAAGGGGGAATTCTGCGGTTTTATAGGCCCCAGCGGTTCGGGAAAGACAACGCTTTTAAACATTATCGGTTCCCTCGACGCTCCTACGGAAGGAAGTGCTACCGTCATAGGCAATAAGATAGAAAACCTCTCCGAAAAGGAAGCGGCAAGGCTTCGAAGCAGGCATATGGGTTTTATCTTTCAGACCTACAACCTCTTGCCCGTCTACTCCGTATTTGAAAATGTCGAATTCCCCCTTCTCCTCATGAATATGACCGATGCCGAACGAAAGGAAAAGGTCATGGCCGCCCTTAAATGGGTGCATCTCCTGGACAAGGTAAACTCAAAACCGGCCCAGCTTTCCGGTGGTGAAGCCCAGCGTGTAGCCATTGCCCGTGCCATTGTCAAGGAGCCTGAACTTGTTCTGGCCGACGAGCCGACAGCCAATCTCGACGCCGAAAATTCCTACAACATTCTCGACACTATGGTTCGTCTTAATGAAGAGCTTAAAACAACCTTTATCTTTGCCACCCATGATGAGAAGGTCATTAAGTACCTTAGACGAAAAATATTCCTTGCCGATGGCAGGGTGGTTAAGGATGAGCGGATAACGAGCAAACCGTAG